One Thermococcus sp. M36 genomic window, AGAAGGTGGCAACTGCAAGGGTAAGCGTCTTCTTTCGTCCAATCCTGTCCGCGAGGTAGCCGAAGAGCCACGCCCCAAAGAGCATGCCGAAGAGCGCCGCCGAACCGAGGGAGCCGAGCTTTGCTAGGCTCCCCTCGAAGGCGGGGTCGTTCTTGAGGAGCGCTATGACGAAGCTAGCCGCGATTGTGTTGACCGCTATGAAGGCCCACACTGTCCCGAGGATCGCGAGGAGGGTGTAGTGGAACTTATTCAACCGGGAGTTCTCTATGACCTCCATCTTCCTATCACCCGGTTTCAAGATACGTGAAGAAGTTTTTAAGCGTTTTCTCGGCCGTCCCATCTTGTTACGCAGATTTGGGCAATTATCTGAAGGTTTCGGAAAGTAATGTGACTCTAGGTTCCTTAATGCTAGAGATTATGGCCGTTGCGTCATTCAAAAACCTTAAATTCTTCGGGCGAGCAACTTCCTATCTCGGGTGGTGAGATGGACCTGCTGGGGAGGTACAGGCTTCTCTTCATTCTCATGAACACGGGCTTCATCGGGAACCTCACGGTCATCTACTACCTCTCGAAGGGCATCACCTACGGCCAGATCGGCCTTGTGAGTGCGGTCTCAGCTCTGGGATTCTTCCTCTTCGAGGTTCCGACTGGTGTGGTGGCTGACAAGGTGAGCAGGAAGACCAGCGTGCTGATTGGAATGGCCCTCTTTTCCCTTGGCACGGTTATCCTCATTCTTCTCCAGAACTTTCCCATGCTCATAGCTTACGCCGTCGTTTCCTCCCTCGGGGCAACTTTCGCCAGCGGCAGCCTACAGGCTTGGCTCTTCGACAACCTCAAGCATCTTGGCCTGGAAGGCAGGTACCGGGAGGTGATGAAGGACGTTAAAACCCTGACGCTGGTATCGTCGGCCTTCTCGATACCCATTGGGGCATTTCTCGCCCAGCTCTACGGTTTTACCCTTCCTCTCCTCCTGACGCTCATCATGGAGCTGGGTACACTTTTCGTGGCCATTTCAATTCCCGAGTACAAGTTCAAGAAGCCAGAGATTTCTTACCATCTCCACGTGCTTCATTCCGCCAGAGAGCTCCTCAGGAACGACCTTCTCCCGCTGATTCTCGTATCAATCGCCGTATCCATGTCCATCAACCAGTTCCGCAAGTTTTTCGAGCCCTACCTCGGCGAGATGCTCGCGAGGAGCCTTGGAACGACGCTCATGGGGACCCTTGGACTGCTCGGCATCGCTGAGGTTTTGATTAAGACCCTTCCGCGGCTCATCGGGATTAGGCTGGGGAAGGAGTGGAGCGTGAGGGCCTATGAAATAGCACCCCTCGCGATTCCGGTTTTTACAGCCCTCTCGGTGCTCTTCCAGAGCCCGCTTTTTGTTGTCCTTCTCGGAGTCCTCGCGACCCTTGTGAACACCGCTTTTGGCTTCAATATCTCCGTCGAGTTCCAGCACAGGATACCGAGTGAAAAGAGGGCGACGGTTCTGTCCCTTGACATGATGCTCTCCGCGATGGTTATGGCGGCTTTCTATGCAGTCTACGGCTTTGCAGTGGATAATCTCGGCCTGGGGAAGGCGAGACTCCTCTTCTCAATAATTCTGCTGGGTATTGGTGCGGCCTTCAAGCTTGCAAGCTTCGGCCCCCTCAGGGAGCCGCTGGAGCTGAGGCATCTGGCGGAAGAACTCTGATCTACCGCTCCAACAAAAGGAAATTGGGGATTGGTATCCCAAAATGGAGTACGAACTAAAATGTACATCATGCGCCCAGCAAAAAGAAAGGGAAAGCATCACTTCGTCGCCCTGGTTATACCAACGTCTTTCACGAGCACGTAAGGCGTTGAGACGGGCGTCCTGACCTCCCACCAGTGGATGTGGTAGCTCTCCTTT contains:
- a CDS encoding MFS transporter, encoding MDLLGRYRLLFILMNTGFIGNLTVIYYLSKGITYGQIGLVSAVSALGFFLFEVPTGVVADKVSRKTSVLIGMALFSLGTVILILLQNFPMLIAYAVVSSLGATFASGSLQAWLFDNLKHLGLEGRYREVMKDVKTLTLVSSAFSIPIGAFLAQLYGFTLPLLLTLIMELGTLFVAISIPEYKFKKPEISYHLHVLHSARELLRNDLLPLILVSIAVSMSINQFRKFFEPYLGEMLARSLGTTLMGTLGLLGIAEVLIKTLPRLIGIRLGKEWSVRAYEIAPLAIPVFTALSVLFQSPLFVVLLGVLATLVNTAFGFNISVEFQHRIPSEKRATVLSLDMMLSAMVMAAFYAVYGFAVDNLGLGKARLLFSIILLGIGAAFKLASFGPLREPLELRHLAEEL